In Ahaetulla prasina isolate Xishuangbanna chromosome 6, ASM2864084v1, whole genome shotgun sequence, a single window of DNA contains:
- the ZNF503 gene encoding zinc finger protein 503, whose amino-acid sequence MITAPALSAVRSSPRGGGGAGGGAPELGNGGGVGAEIPWQSRLAGNLIGGGSGSKAFFHAIPPSDPLRQANRLPIKVLKMLTARTGHILHPEYLQPLPSTPVSPIELDAKKSPLALLAQTCSQIGKPDPSPSSKLSSVTSSGGDKEASKGGPLKLSDIGAEDKSSFKPYSKPGADKKDSSAVGGSGATSGGSSGGGGGEKTGFRVPSATCPPFTPRTGSPSSSASACSPGLLPGGESKGGGGGNSGGGSEAEKKEASESCGKSASDGSGRLSSSGGGLSAELSQSHEGAKGLLAGVASAASCSTADSSCSAVPSSVAAAVLSSAGLVAPVSPYKPGQTVFPLPPAGMSYPGSLAGAYAGYPPQFLPPGVALDPSKAGSLGGGGGSGGKAAGSSPLAGASPPSVMTASLCRDPYCLSYHCASHLAAGTSCAHEQALKAGGYPLVYPGPPLHAGPPSLAGHPLYPYGFLVPNDPQPHSCNWVSANGPCDKRFATSEELLSHLRTHTAFSGPAEKLLSGYPSSSSLAAAAAAAMACHMHVPTSAAGGPGSPGALALRSPHHALGLSSRYHPYSKSPLPTPGAPVPVPAATGPYYSPYALYGQRLTTASALGYQ is encoded by the exons ATGATTACAGCCCCCGCGCTTTCTGCCGTAAGAAGTAGTCCGCGCGGAGGCGGAGGCGCAGGAGGAGGCGCGCCAGAGCTGGGAAACGGCGGCGGCGTTGGTGCTGAGATCCCTTGGCAGAGCAGGCTTGCTGGGAACCTTATCGGCGGCGGTAGCGGCAGCAAAGCTTTCTTCCACGCCATCCCCCCTTCGGACCCTTTGCGCCAAGCCAACCGTTTGCCCATCAAAGTCTTGAAAATGCTCACGGCACGGACCGGACACATTTTGCATCCCGAATATCTCCAGCCGTTGCCTTCCACGCCGGTCAGCCCGATCGAG CTGGACGCCAAGAAGAGCCCGCTGGCTCTCCTCGCGCAGACCTGCTCCCAGATCGGCAAGCCGGACCCCTCGCCTTCTTCCAAGCTCTCCAGCGTCACGTCCAGCGGCGGCGACAAGGAGGCGTCCAAGGGGGGCCCCTTGAAGCTCAGCGACATCGGCGCCGAGGACAAGTCCAGCTTCAAGCCTTACTCCAAGCCCGGCGCGGATAAGAAGGACTCGTCGGCCGTCGGAGGCTCCGGAGCCACCTCAGGAGGGAGCtcgggcggtggcggcggcgagaAAACGGGATTCCGGGTGCCGAGCGCCACCTGTCCGCCGTTCACGCCAAGGACAGGCAGCCCCAGTTCCAGCGCCTCGGCCTGCTCGCCCGGCCTGCTGCCCGGAGGGGAGAGcaagggcggcggcggcgggaacAGCGGCGGTGGCTCCGAGGCCGAGAAGAAGGAAGCGTCGGAGAGCTGCGGCAAGAGCGCTTCCGACGGCTCCGGCCGCCTGtcttccagcggcggcggcctcTCAGCCGAGCTGAGCCAAAGCCACGAGGGCGCCAAGGGGCTGCTGGCGGGCGTCGCTTCGGCCGCCTCTTGCTCGACGGCGGACTCGTCCTGCAGCGCCGTCCCGTCGTCGGTGGCCGCCGCCGTGCTGAGTTCGGCCGGTTTGGTGGCGCCCGTCTCCCCTTACAAGCCGGGCCAGACTGTTTTCCCGCTGCCGCCGGCCGGCATGAGCTACCCGGGCTCGTTGGCCGGGGCGTACGCCGGCTACCCACCGCAGTTCCTGCCGCCGGGCGTGGCGCTTGACCCTAGCAAGGCCGGCAGCTtggggggcggcggcgggagcgGCGGCAAAGCGGCCGGCTCCAGCCCTCTGGCCGGCGCCTCGCCGCCGTCGGTGATGACGGCCAGCCTGTGCCGCGATCCTTACTGCCTGAGCTACCACTGCGCCAGCCATCTGGCCGCCGGCACCTCCTGCGCCCACGAGCAAGCCCTCAAGGCCGGCGGCTACCCGCTGGTTTACCCAGGGCCGCCTCTGCACGCCGGCCCGCCGTCGCTGGCCGGCCACCCGCTTTACCCGTACGGCTTCCTGGTGCCCAACGACCCCCAGCCGCACAGCTGCAACTGGGTCTCGGCCAACGGGCCCTGCGACAAACGCTTCGCCACCTCGGAGGAGCTGCTCAGCCACCTGCGGACTCACACGGCTTTCTCCGGCCCGGCCGAGAAACTGCTCTCCGGTTACCCGAGCTCCAGCTCgctggccgccgccgccgcagcgGCCATGGCTTGCCATATGCACGTCCCCACCTCGGCGGCCGGTGGCCCGGGCAGCCCCGGCGCGCTGGCCTTGCGCAGTCCGCACCACGCCTTGGGACTCAGCAGCCGCTACCACCCTTACTCCAAGAGCCCCTTGCCCACCCCCGGAGCCCCCGTCCCGGTCCCGGCCGCCACTGGACCCTATTACTCCCCTTACGCACTCTATGGGCAAAGACTGACGACAGCTTCTGCGCTGGGATACCAGTGA